The following coding sequences are from one Pelagovum sp. HNIBRBA483 window:
- the ispG gene encoding flavodoxin-dependent (E)-4-hydroxy-3-methylbut-2-enyl-diphosphate synthase: protein MSHNPVRPWRNIDRRKSRKIMVGNVPVGGDAPITVQTMTNTLTTDIAATIDQVQRAAEAGADIVRVSTPDQESTRALKKIVDESPVPIVADIHFHYKRAIEAAEAGAACLRINPGNIGDEVRVREVIKAARDHNCSIRIGVNAGSLERDLLEKYGEPCPEAMVESGLDHIKILQDNDFHEFKISCKASDVFMAAAAYQQLADATDAPIHLGITEAGGLMSGTIKSAIGLGNLLWVGIGDTIRVSLSADPVEEVKVGYEILKSLGLRHRGVNIISCPSCARQGFDVIKTVEVLEKRLEHIKTPMSLSIIGCVVNGPGEALLTDVGFTGGGAGSGMVYLAGKQSHKLSNEQMVEHIVEQVEKRAAEIEAESAE, encoded by the coding sequence ATGTCCCATAATCCCGTGCGCCCCTGGCGCAATATCGACCGCAGAAAATCTCGGAAGATCATGGTGGGCAATGTACCGGTCGGGGGAGACGCGCCGATTACGGTGCAGACGATGACGAACACTCTGACGACCGATATTGCGGCCACCATCGATCAGGTTCAGCGTGCGGCAGAGGCGGGCGCGGATATTGTTCGTGTGTCGACCCCTGATCAGGAAAGCACGCGCGCGCTGAAAAAGATCGTCGATGAAAGCCCTGTACCGATCGTTGCTGATATCCACTTTCATTACAAGCGGGCTATTGAAGCCGCCGAGGCTGGTGCAGCATGTTTGCGCATTAATCCGGGTAATATCGGGGATGAAGTGCGGGTACGGGAGGTCATTAAAGCCGCGCGGGACCATAACTGTTCGATACGCATCGGCGTTAATGCTGGTAGCCTAGAGCGCGATTTGTTGGAAAAATATGGCGAGCCTTGCCCCGAAGCGATGGTCGAGAGCGGCTTGGATCATATCAAAATCTTGCAGGACAATGATTTTCACGAATTCAAAATCAGCTGTAAAGCGTCGGATGTTTTCATGGCCGCTGCCGCCTATCAGCAATTGGCTGACGCCACAGATGCGCCGATCCATTTGGGGATCACCGAGGCCGGTGGCCTTATGTCCGGCACGATCAAATCAGCGATTGGGTTGGGCAATCTGCTCTGGGTGGGGATAGGCGATACGATCCGCGTGAGCCTTTCTGCCGATCCGGTCGAAGAGGTAAAAGTTGGTTATGAGATCCTGAAAAGCCTTGGTCTGCGTCATCGCGGGGTGAATATTATTTCATGCCCCTCCTGCGCGCGGCAGGGCTTCGATGTGATTAAGACGGTCGAAGTTTTGGAAAAGCGTCTTGAGCATATCAAGACGCCAATGAGCCTTTCGATCATCGGTTGTGTGGTGAACGGGCCAGGCGAGGCGCTGCTAACCGACGTAGGCTTTACCGGCGGGGGCGCAGGTTCCGGCATGGTTTATCTTGCTGGGAAGCAGAGCCACAAACTCTCGAACGAACAGATGGTCGAGCATATCGTTGAGCAGGTAGAGAAACGCGCAGCAGAGATTGAGGCTGAGAGCGCGGAATAA
- a CDS encoding N-acetylmuramoyl-L-alanine amidase, translating to MRRFMLLLAMMIFSTVAAAQDFAALARIDGATSHIRDTRSGVEISLRLSQIVPYRVYTLDAPRRLVVDFKEVAFGDLRGDDILRARKIREVALSAFRPGWSRMVAMLEAPLALETAEILQDPKGRFVDVRITLADVDDEVFLAQVGAPPDLAVWELSPVATDPQTPPPTDELVIAIDPGHGGIDPGATRDGVEEAQVMLALAREVAEAVNRSGAGLRAVLTRDSDRFVSLDERMTIARAAGARALVSLHADALEGGGASGASVYTLTEDAEDRAAERMAERHGRGDLLAGLDLTGQDDGVAVALMELARQETGPASDRLAETLVETFEDVNVRLNTRPRREAGLAVLRSPDFASVLLEVGFLSDDADRAMLADADTRVPLVAAIVVALRRWAEQEATLAPLHRN from the coding sequence ATGCGACGGTTCATGCTTTTGCTGGCAATGATGATCTTCAGCACCGTTGCGGCTGCTCAGGATTTCGCGGCGCTTGCGCGGATCGATGGTGCGACAAGTCACATCAGGGACACTCGTAGCGGTGTGGAAATATCCCTGCGGCTCAGTCAAATCGTGCCCTATCGGGTCTACACGTTAGACGCGCCGCGCCGGTTGGTGGTGGACTTTAAAGAGGTGGCATTTGGTGATCTGCGGGGGGATGACATCCTTCGTGCACGAAAGATCAGGGAGGTGGCTCTGAGTGCGTTCCGTCCTGGCTGGAGCAGGATGGTTGCCATGTTGGAAGCGCCGCTTGCGCTGGAGACAGCTGAGATCCTTCAAGATCCAAAGGGGCGGTTTGTCGATGTGCGGATTACCTTGGCCGATGTCGATGACGAGGTGTTCTTAGCGCAGGTTGGTGCGCCGCCGGATCTAGCGGTTTGGGAGCTGTCACCCGTCGCTACGGACCCGCAAACGCCTCCACCTACTGATGAGTTGGTTATAGCCATAGATCCCGGGCACGGCGGCATTGATCCGGGTGCGACAAGGGATGGCGTCGAGGAGGCGCAGGTGATGTTGGCTCTGGCGCGTGAGGTGGCTGAGGCCGTCAATCGTTCCGGCGCGGGGCTAAGGGCTGTGCTGACGCGCGATTCAGACCGTTTCGTTTCGCTGGATGAACGGATGACCATTGCGCGTGCCGCCGGCGCGCGGGCGCTGGTGTCACTGCACGCCGATGCGCTGGAGGGGGGAGGCGCTTCTGGTGCATCGGTTTATACGCTCACGGAAGACGCGGAGGACCGCGCAGCCGAACGTATGGCCGAGCGTCACGGTCGGGGCGACCTGCTCGCGGGGTTGGACCTCACAGGGCAGGATGACGGGGTTGCCGTTGCTTTGATGGAACTGGCACGGCAGGAAACCGGACCTGCAAGCGACAGGCTCGCGGAAACACTTGTTGAAACGTTCGAGGACGTAAATGTGCGGTTGAACACGCGCCCCCGCAGGGAAGCAGGATTGGCGGTGTTGAGGTCGCCGGATTTTGCTTCGGTTCTGTTGGAAGTTGGTTTTCTGTCAGACGACGCAGACAGAGCAATGCTTGCTGATGCGGACACGCGCGTGCCGCTCGTTGCCGCTATTGTGGTCGCGCTGCGGCGGTGGGCGGAGCAGGAAGCTACATTGGCGCCGCTGCACCGCAACTAG
- a CDS encoding penicillin-binding protein 1A, whose translation MLRLILSFFGAIFSALTLGMVLGAVSLGAIFYMYGKDLPSYATLSQYTPKMISRIYSGEGQIIDEFAIERRLFTPAEEIPDIVKQAFISAEDKNFYEHNGFDARGMVAAFVDAVQSRGRDLRGASTITQQVMKNFLLDSSVTAERKIKELILAVRIEGAMPKEKILELYLNEIFLGQNSYGVTAAALTYFNKPLTELSPAEAAYLASLPKSPSNRHPVRNRDTAIFWRNNTLREMFENGYLDEASYNAEKESPLLTVQSGDYESFRAALPPRDYFTDEIRRQLSQNFGEDEFFSGGLSIRATIDPDLQVQAAHALQRALEKYDRSQGVWRGTEVDLPAEVLASEEQWREALRQVDLPRDISLDNPWHLAVVLEVGNEEARLGIEGVEAGTSVPWTVPSRDLDWAEGGLRDNLAVGDVVYVRQITSDEDGSFVRWSLRQIPEVQGGFMAMDVNTGRVLAMQGGFSYQHSVFNRSTQAMRQPGSAFKPLVYASALDSGYSPATIIVDAPIEIDTPDGLWRPQNASNQYYGPTPLRTGIERSRNLMTIRLAQEVGLDVIAEYAERFGVYDNMNQFLSSSLGAEETTLFRTVAAYAMFANGGERVEPTLVDRVQDRYGKTVYRHDQRDCLDCGLLDLEGGTSPRIQTNRERIMDEVTAYQLTSMMQGVVERGTASGAVNLPVPIAGKTGTTNDAKDVWFVGFSSDIVAGCYIGYDVPRGLGRGASGGAICAPVFNEFMTEAIARFGGGPFEVPSACRFIKIDRFTGARLPDEAEGDHVVSECFREGEEPVFGIAFDGGFAMTENLPLVDEIPEVSRNVLTSTGDTATVGPKATYGTLSSGGLY comes from the coding sequence GTGCTGCGACTGATCCTGTCTTTCTTTGGAGCGATATTCTCGGCGCTCACGCTCGGAATGGTTCTGGGCGCGGTGTCGCTTGGCGCGATCTTCTACATGTATGGGAAGGATTTGCCCTCCTACGCGACGTTATCGCAGTACACACCCAAGATGATCAGCCGGATCTACTCGGGCGAGGGGCAGATCATCGACGAATTTGCCATCGAGCGCCGTCTCTTCACCCCTGCTGAAGAAATCCCGGATATCGTGAAGCAGGCGTTCATTTCAGCCGAAGACAAGAACTTTTATGAGCATAATGGCTTTGATGCGCGGGGCATGGTTGCGGCATTTGTTGATGCCGTTCAGTCCCGTGGCCGAGATTTGCGCGGGGCGTCGACGATCACGCAGCAGGTGATGAAGAACTTCCTGCTCGACAGTTCTGTAACCGCCGAGCGCAAGATCAAAGAACTTATTCTCGCGGTGCGTATCGAAGGCGCGATGCCGAAGGAAAAAATCCTTGAGCTGTATCTCAACGAAATTTTCCTCGGGCAAAACTCATACGGGGTGACGGCTGCCGCGTTGACCTACTTCAACAAGCCCCTGACGGAGCTGTCGCCGGCGGAGGCTGCGTATCTGGCTTCGTTGCCCAAGAGCCCGTCAAACAGGCACCCTGTCCGCAACCGCGATACCGCGATCTTTTGGCGGAACAATACTCTGCGGGAAATGTTTGAGAACGGCTATCTCGACGAAGCGAGCTATAACGCTGAGAAAGAAAGCCCGCTTTTGACGGTGCAGAGCGGCGATTATGAAAGCTTCCGCGCGGCACTTCCGCCGAGGGATTATTTCACGGATGAAATCCGACGCCAATTAAGCCAGAACTTTGGTGAGGACGAATTTTTCTCGGGTGGCCTTTCAATCAGGGCAACGATTGATCCTGACTTGCAGGTACAGGCCGCACATGCCCTGCAACGTGCTTTGGAAAAATATGACCGTAGCCAAGGCGTTTGGCGCGGAACCGAGGTTGATCTGCCCGCCGAGGTGCTTGCATCCGAGGAACAATGGCGAGAAGCCCTGAGGCAAGTTGATCTGCCCCGCGATATCTCGCTGGATAATCCTTGGCACCTCGCTGTCGTGCTCGAAGTGGGGAACGAGGAAGCTCGGCTTGGTATCGAGGGGGTTGAGGCTGGGACGTCCGTGCCGTGGACAGTTCCATCGCGTGATCTGGATTGGGCTGAAGGTGGTCTTCGCGATAATCTAGCTGTTGGCGATGTCGTATACGTCAGACAAATAACATCGGATGAGGACGGATCGTTCGTCCGCTGGTCCCTGCGCCAGATTCCGGAAGTGCAGGGCGGTTTCATGGCGATGGACGTGAATACCGGTCGCGTTTTGGCAATGCAGGGCGGGTTTTCTTACCAGCATTCAGTGTTCAACCGCTCCACGCAGGCGATGCGGCAGCCGGGCTCGGCATTCAAGCCGTTAGTCTATGCGTCTGCCCTCGACAGCGGATATTCACCAGCAACGATCATTGTCGACGCGCCGATTGAGATTGATACGCCTGACGGGCTTTGGCGCCCGCAGAATGCGTCTAATCAGTATTATGGGCCGACTCCGCTCAGAACGGGCATCGAACGGTCCAGAAACTTGATGACCATTCGTTTGGCGCAAGAGGTCGGGCTCGACGTGATTGCCGAATATGCTGAACGGTTCGGGGTTTATGACAACATGAACCAGTTCCTCTCGTCATCTCTCGGCGCTGAGGAGACGACGCTCTTCCGCACAGTGGCGGCCTATGCCATGTTTGCGAATGGCGGGGAACGGGTTGAACCGACGCTCGTTGACCGCGTTCAGGACCGCTATGGAAAAACCGTTTATCGCCATGACCAGCGCGATTGTCTGGATTGCGGGTTGCTCGATCTGGAGGGTGGCACCAGCCCGCGTATTCAAACCAACCGCGAACGGATCATGGACGAGGTTACGGCCTATCAGTTGACGTCGATGATGCAGGGCGTGGTCGAACGTGGGACAGCCAGTGGCGCGGTCAATTTGCCGGTCCCGATTGCGGGCAAGACAGGCACGACAAATGACGCCAAGGACGTTTGGTTCGTTGGTTTTTCCTCCGACATCGTGGCGGGCTGTTATATCGGTTATGACGTTCCGCGCGGGCTTGGGCGCGGTGCTTCTGGCGGTGCAATTTGTGCACCCGTGTTTAATGAATTCATGACAGAGGCCATCGCGCGATTTGGTGGTGGGCCGTTCGAAGTGCCTTCGGCCTGCCGCTTCATCAAAATTGACAGGTTTACTGGCGCCCGCCTTCCGGATGAGGCGGAAGGAGATCATGTAGTCTCTGAATGTTTCCGCGAAGGTGAGGAACCGGTGTTCGGTATCGCATTCGATGGTGGTTTTGCGATGACTGAAAACCTGCCGTTGGTCGATGAAATCCCCGAAGTCAGCCGCAACGTCCTGACCTCTACTGGAGATACGGCGACGGTTGGTCCGAAGGCCACTTATGGAACGCTGTCCTCTGGCGGGCTTTACTGA
- a CDS encoding helix-turn-helix domain-containing protein, which produces MIGRSFRRKNAAKEPGEAKGFDAYELRLGDLMRGERATMGKSLLDVQRELKIKAAYIAAIENADPSAFDTPGFIAGYVRSYAKYLQMDPEWAFETFCRESGFTTAHGLSKDASSPKKVSREERLGARTSDDIFDEPTTPFIPSGESIFARIEPGAIGSLTVLAGLLAGLGYGGWSVLQEVQKVRFAPVEQPPVVIADVDPLAGNGNFGSDMTETVAAVGPTVEAMTRILRPEALEAPVLTPRDGPIAALQPGALGALAPQELPEVDAVTAALAEASGLEVQPSAVAAPQVTTSEIPEIALVAVRPSWVRITASDGTILFQDILDSGSVYSMPQTDIPPTVRVGESGAVYFRIGDEHYGPAGDPGQVTSNLAMSADFLTERYELADPQQDNDLAVMVNVADASQ; this is translated from the coding sequence ATGATTGGCAGAAGCTTTAGGCGGAAAAACGCGGCTAAGGAGCCAGGAGAGGCGAAAGGCTTTGACGCCTATGAGCTTCGACTGGGCGACCTTATGCGCGGCGAGCGCGCGACAATGGGGAAATCCCTGTTGGACGTTCAGCGCGAGCTTAAGATTAAGGCCGCCTATATTGCCGCTATCGAGAATGCCGATCCGTCTGCATTTGATACTCCGGGCTTTATTGCCGGATATGTCCGTTCCTACGCGAAATACTTGCAGATGGATCCTGAATGGGCGTTTGAAACCTTCTGCCGCGAGAGTGGTTTCACCACCGCGCATGGTTTGTCCAAGGATGCATCTTCACCGAAGAAGGTGAGCCGTGAAGAGCGCCTTGGCGCGCGGACGAGCGATGATATTTTCGATGAGCCGACGACACCTTTCATTCCTAGCGGCGAAAGCATTTTTGCCCGGATTGAACCGGGTGCGATTGGGTCTTTGACGGTTCTGGCAGGTTTGCTTGCCGGGTTGGGCTATGGGGGCTGGTCGGTTCTGCAAGAGGTACAAAAGGTACGCTTTGCGCCGGTTGAGCAGCCGCCCGTCGTGATTGCAGATGTTGATCCGCTTGCGGGTAATGGCAATTTCGGGAGCGATATGACCGAAACGGTGGCCGCCGTCGGCCCAACGGTGGAAGCGATGACGCGAATCCTGCGCCCTGAAGCGCTGGAAGCGCCGGTTTTGACCCCGCGCGATGGCCCGATTGCCGCCCTGCAACCGGGTGCTTTGGGTGCATTGGCGCCACAGGAGTTACCTGAGGTAGATGCGGTAACGGCGGCGCTGGCGGAGGCCAGTGGACTTGAAGTGCAGCCTTCTGCTGTGGCTGCGCCACAGGTAACAACCTCTGAAATCCCAGAAATTGCGCTTGTAGCCGTGCGGCCCTCGTGGGTGCGTATCACTGCATCTGACGGGACGATCCTTTTTCAGGATATACTTGATTCTGGTTCGGTTTATTCAATGCCGCAGACGGATATCCCGCCGACGGTTCGTGTGGGCGAGTCGGGCGCTGTCTATTTCCGTATTGGTGACGAGCATTATGGCCCCGCGGGCGATCCCGGTCAGGTGACTTCTAATCTGGCAATGTCTGCCGATTTCCTGACCGAACGGTATGAACTGGCAGATCCGCAGCAAGACAACGATCTTGCGGTGATGGTGAATGTCGCCGACGCGAGCCAGTAA
- the hemA gene encoding 5-aminolevulinate synthase: MDYNARLDAAIATLHEEGRYRTFIDIERKNGQFPHAVWHREDGTEQPITVWCGNDYLGMGQHPDVLAAMHEALDATGAGSGGTRNISGTTVYHKELEAELADLHQKEAALLFTSAYIANDASLSTLPKLFPGLIIYSDSLNHASMIEGIRRNGGAKRIFNHNDLDDLRAKLAADDPNAPKLIAFESVYSMDGDFGPIEAICDIADEFGALTYLDEVHAVGMYGPRGGGVAERDGLLGRIDIVNGTLGKAFGVHGGYIASSAKMCDAIRSYAPGFIFTTSLPPVVAAGGAASIRVLKSDSSIRQRHQEQAAVLKLRLKGLGLPIIDHGSHIVPVIVGDPVHTKKLSDMLLDQFGIYVQPINFPTVPRGTERLRFTPSPIHGPEEIDRLVHAMDRLWSHCALNRAEMAG; the protein is encoded by the coding sequence GTGGATTATAACGCACGACTCGATGCTGCTATTGCGACACTGCACGAAGAAGGCCGGTACCGGACCTTCATCGATATCGAGCGGAAGAACGGGCAGTTCCCACATGCTGTCTGGCATCGGGAAGACGGCACCGAGCAGCCAATCACCGTTTGGTGTGGCAATGATTACCTCGGTATGGGGCAGCATCCGGACGTTCTGGCTGCGATGCACGAAGCGCTTGATGCGACTGGCGCGGGGTCTGGTGGCACGCGGAACATTTCCGGCACCACGGTCTATCATAAGGAATTGGAAGCGGAACTTGCGGACCTTCACCAGAAAGAAGCCGCGCTGCTGTTTACCTCTGCCTATATCGCGAATGATGCGTCGCTGAGCACATTGCCGAAGCTGTTCCCTGGGCTGATCATCTATTCCGATTCCCTTAATCATGCGTCGATGATCGAAGGGATCCGCCGCAACGGTGGTGCGAAGCGGATTTTCAATCATAACGACCTTGACGATCTCCGCGCCAAGCTTGCTGCGGACGACCCAAATGCGCCGAAGTTGATTGCCTTTGAGTCGGTTTACTCAATGGATGGTGACTTCGGTCCGATTGAAGCGATCTGCGATATTGCTGATGAATTCGGTGCTTTGACCTATCTCGATGAGGTCCATGCTGTTGGCATGTATGGCCCACGGGGCGGCGGTGTTGCAGAACGTGACGGACTTCTCGGTCGGATCGACATCGTTAACGGGACGCTCGGCAAGGCGTTTGGCGTTCATGGTGGCTACATCGCTTCATCGGCAAAGATGTGTGACGCGATAAGGTCCTATGCACCGGGCTTCATTTTCACGACCTCGCTTCCGCCCGTGGTTGCAGCGGGTGGCGCTGCGTCAATCCGCGTGCTGAAATCTGATTCTTCGATCCGTCAGCGGCATCAAGAACAGGCGGCTGTTCTTAAGTTGCGACTCAAGGGGCTTGGTCTGCCGATCATCGATCATGGCAGCCATATCGTGCCGGTTATTGTTGGCGACCCGGTGCATACCAAGAAGCTGTCGGATATGTTGCTTGACCAGTTTGGGATCTATGTCCAGCCGATCAACTTCCCCACCGTACCTCGGGGCACCGAGCGGCTCCGGTTCACGCCTTCTCCGATCCACGGACCTGAAGAGATCGACCGGCTTGTTCATGCGATGGATCGGCTTTGGTCCCATTGTGCGCTGAATCGCGCCGAAATGGCAGGTTAA
- a CDS encoding DsbA family protein: MKFLRVMTAATFFAFGAHAASALDLGAMSDNERADFRAEVRSYLLDNPEVLMEAISVLEERQAEAARANEAAVLEFLADSIFDDGFSWVGGNPDGDITLVEFSDYRCGYCRQAHPEIEQLLQADGNIRFILKEFPILGEQSTISSQFVIAVKELYGDEMYKEIHDALITMRTDSTPENLERLAIAFDLDPSAISDEMQSERTANIINANHQLASQLQITGTPTFVLRDQLLRGYLPLAEMQKRVDAAREAKN; this comes from the coding sequence ATGAAATTCTTGCGCGTGATGACCGCCGCTACCTTTTTCGCTTTTGGAGCGCATGCGGCGTCGGCTTTGGATTTAGGCGCAATGAGTGACAATGAGCGGGCCGATTTCCGCGCAGAGGTCCGGTCCTACCTTCTAGATAACCCCGAAGTTCTGATGGAAGCCATCTCGGTTTTGGAAGAACGGCAAGCTGAAGCCGCCCGCGCCAATGAGGCGGCTGTTCTCGAATTTCTTGCCGATTCTATCTTTGATGATGGGTTTTCATGGGTTGGGGGTAACCCCGACGGCGACATCACACTCGTCGAATTCTCCGATTATCGCTGTGGATATTGCCGCCAGGCCCATCCCGAAATCGAACAGCTCCTTCAAGCGGACGGTAACATCCGTTTCATCCTGAAAGAGTTTCCCATCCTTGGCGAACAATCGACGATCTCGTCACAATTCGTCATCGCCGTCAAAGAGCTTTACGGTGATGAAATGTACAAAGAAATCCACGACGCACTGATAACCATGCGCACAGATTCAACGCCAGAAAATCTCGAGCGTCTTGCGATCGCCTTTGACCTGGACCCATCGGCGATTTCGGACGAAATGCAATCTGAGCGCACGGCGAATATCATCAACGCGAACCACCAGTTGGCGAGCCAGCTACAGATCACCGGAACGCCGACCTTCGTCTTGCGCGATCAGCTGCTACGCGGTTACCTGCCATTGGCGGAAATGCAAAAGCGCGTGGACGCCGCACGCGAGGCCAAAAACTAA
- a CDS encoding pyridoxal phosphate-dependent aminotransferase, whose translation MRLSKRGDLDPFIVMDVAEAARRAEEAGRHIIHMEIGQPGTGAPQAALERLKVSLNEDPMGYTVSLGLPELRARIARLYGEWYDVDLDPARVVISSGASGAFVLAFTALFDSGARVGLGAPCYPSYRQILRGLGFNPVVMRTREETRFQPEPEDIKRHKLDGLIVASPANPTGTMLDKAALSALSDACADAGAAFISDEIYHGIEYDAPAATALSVTDDVYVVNSFSKYFSMTGWRVGWMVVPPAHVRTVERIAQNMFICAPHAAQKLALFSMDCDDELRQNLAVYRRNREMMLAGLPKAGFDKFAPPDGAFYVYVDVSEHCDDSRAFAAELLEGAGVAVTPGLDFDAEEGGKWLRFSYARDTADIEEGLRRLRAYMQVG comes from the coding sequence ATGCGGCTGTCAAAACGTGGTGATCTCGATCCATTTATCGTGATGGACGTTGCGGAAGCTGCGCGCAGAGCCGAGGAAGCCGGGCGGCACATCATTCATATGGAGATCGGCCAACCTGGGACAGGCGCTCCGCAGGCGGCGCTGGAGCGGTTGAAGGTAAGTTTGAACGAAGATCCTATGGGTTATACCGTATCGCTCGGGTTGCCTGAGTTGCGTGCGCGGATCGCCCGTCTGTATGGCGAGTGGTATGACGTGGATCTGGATCCTGCGCGGGTTGTGATTTCAAGTGGTGCTTCGGGCGCTTTCGTTCTGGCATTCACGGCGTTGTTTGACAGTGGCGCGCGGGTTGGATTGGGCGCGCCCTGCTACCCCTCCTACCGGCAGATTCTGAGGGGCCTAGGGTTTAATCCCGTGGTTATGCGCACGCGTGAAGAGACGCGTTTTCAGCCCGAGCCGGAAGATATTAAGCGTCATAAACTTGATGGGTTGATTGTGGCGTCTCCGGCCAACCCAACCGGGACGATGCTCGACAAGGCGGCTCTATCAGCGCTGAGTGACGCCTGCGCTGACGCGGGAGCTGCATTCATTTCTGACGAAATCTATCATGGCATTGAATATGATGCGCCGGCCGCTACCGCGCTGTCGGTCACCGACGATGTCTATGTGGTGAATTCCTTCTCCAAATACTTCAGCATGACGGGGTGGCGCGTGGGATGGATGGTCGTCCCGCCTGCGCATGTGCGGACAGTTGAGCGGATCGCGCAGAACATGTTTATTTGCGCACCCCATGCGGCGCAAAAACTGGCATTATTTTCAATGGATTGTGACGATGAGCTCAGACAAAACCTCGCGGTTTATCGGCGTAACAGGGAGATGATGCTGGCAGGGCTTCCCAAGGCTGGTTTTGACAAATTCGCACCACCAGACGGGGCATTTTACGTTTATGTTGATGTGAGTGAGCATTGCGACGACAGCCGCGCATTCGCCGCCGAATTGCTAGAGGGCGCGGGTGTCGCTGTCACGCCAGGGCTGGATTTTGACGCTGAAGAAGGCGGCAAATGGCTGCGCTTTTCATATGCGCGGGATACGGCTGATATCGAGGAAGGGCTGCGCCGTTTGCGAGCCTATATGCAGGTGGGATGA
- a CDS encoding M20/M25/M40 family metallo-hydrolase: MSVDPVLSQIDDDLLPATERLKELLRIPSISTDPAYKNDCETAADWLVADLASIGFTAEKRATTGHPMVVAHGGEGGPHVLFYGHYDVQPVDPLDLWDRDPFDPVLEDTEKGQVIRGRGTSDDKGQLMTFVEACRAWTAVHGKLPFRITIFFEGEEESGSPSLIPFMKENAEELKADVALICDTGLFDSDTPAITTMLRGLLGEEIIVTGPDKDLHSGMYGGAAMNPIRVLSNIIASLHDENGRVTVPGFYEGVDELDPAVKAQWEALGFDAKGFLGAVDLSHPAGEQDRSALEMIWSRPTCEVNGITGGYTGDGFKTVLPSQARAKISFRLVGKQDPHAIRENFRAYVRAMLPPDCKVAFLSHGAAPASVMALDNPAFERARGALSDEWPREAAYVGSGGSIPIAGYFKTILDMDALLIGFGLDDDAIHSPNEKYDLRSFHKGTRSWARVLAALNTSA, from the coding sequence ATGTCCGTTGATCCAGTCCTTTCGCAAATTGATGATGACCTTCTGCCGGCGACCGAACGGCTGAAGGAATTATTGCGCATTCCCTCGATCTCGACCGACCCAGCCTACAAGAATGACTGCGAAACGGCCGCAGACTGGCTTGTAGCCGACCTCGCCAGCATCGGTTTCACCGCAGAAAAACGCGCGACGACGGGGCATCCTATGGTCGTCGCGCACGGGGGTGAAGGTGGCCCGCATGTGCTTTTCTACGGTCATTATGATGTGCAGCCGGTCGATCCGCTCGATCTCTGGGATCGGGATCCCTTCGATCCGGTATTGGAGGACACCGAAAAAGGACAAGTCATTCGCGGGCGCGGAACATCTGACGACAAAGGCCAGTTAATGACCTTTGTGGAAGCCTGCCGCGCATGGACGGCGGTGCATGGTAAGCTGCCCTTTCGGATCACCATCTTCTTCGAGGGTGAGGAGGAGAGCGGCTCCCCTTCACTGATACCGTTCATGAAAGAAAATGCGGAAGAGCTGAAAGCAGATGTCGCGCTGATCTGCGATACAGGCCTTTTTGACTCGGACACTCCTGCAATCACCACCATGCTTCGCGGGCTGCTGGGTGAAGAAATCATTGTCACGGGGCCGGACAAAGACCTCCATTCCGGCATGTACGGCGGCGCGGCAATGAACCCGATCCGTGTCCTGTCAAATATCATCGCATCGCTGCATGACGAAAACGGCCGCGTTACCGTGCCTGGGTTTTACGAGGGCGTTGATGAGCTTGACCCAGCAGTAAAGGCGCAATGGGAGGCATTGGGTTTCGATGCCAAAGGGTTCCTCGGCGCCGTTGATCTTTCCCACCCCGCTGGCGAGCAGGACCGCTCCGCGCTCGAAATGATCTGGTCCCGTCCGACTTGTGAGGTGAACGGTATCACTGGCGGCTATACAGGCGACGGTTTCAAAACAGTGCTGCCCTCACAGGCGCGTGCAAAGATCAGCTTCCGCCTTGTTGGCAAACAAGACCCGCATGCCATCCGCGAAAACTTCCGCGCCTATGTCCGCGCGATGTTGCCGCCAGATTGCAAGGTCGCGTTCCTCTCACACGGCGCGGCGCCAGCATCGGTCATGGCGTTGGACAATCCGGCCTTTGAACGAGCGCGCGGCGCACTTTCCGATGAATGGCCGCGCGAAGCCGCCTATGTCGGCTCTGGGGGATCAATCCCTATCGCAGGCTACTTCAAAACCATTTTGGATATGGACGCCTTGCTTATTGGATTCGGGCTCGACGATGACGCCATTCATTCGCCAAACGAAAAATATGACCTGCGCAGCTTCCACAAGGGTACGCGCAGTTGGGCGCGCGTGCTCGCCGCACTCAACACGTCCGCTTAG